From Bacteroidota bacterium, the proteins below share one genomic window:
- a CDS encoding response regulator: MCIHIKQKTTLKKITGTPFENVLLIDDEEIDNLINERLMQVAYFAEKVHVRTSVPSALNFLYTVLNKGEGIPEVIFLDLHLPQHDGFHFLLEFKQMLLKYDELKNTRIVILSAFINKYPDHLLDAHNFIMDKVNKPLREEVLEDLKRKHTLQAIAS; this comes from the coding sequence ATTTGTATACACATCAAACAAAAAACTACCTTGAAAAAGATTACCGGTACCCCATTTGAAAACGTCTTGCTTATAGACGATGAAGAGATTGATAACCTCATTAACGAACGCCTAATGCAGGTTGCCTACTTTGCTGAAAAAGTGCATGTTAGAACCAGTGTTCCTTCAGCATTAAACTTTCTTTACACCGTTTTGAACAAAGGAGAAGGAATACCTGAAGTAATTTTTCTGGATCTGCATTTACCCCAACACGATGGGTTTCACTTTTTGCTTGAGTTTAAACAAATGCTTTTGAAGTATGACGAGTTAAAAAACACTCGCATTGTGATTTTATCGGCATTTATTAATAAATACCCCGATCACTTGCTTGATGCTCATAACTTTATTATGGATAAAGTGAACAAACCCTTGCGCGAAGAGGTTCTTGAAGACCTTAAACGCAAGCACACCTTGCAAGCAATAGCCAGCTAA